A single genomic interval of Lentimicrobium saccharophilum harbors:
- a CDS encoding translation initiation factor produces MPAEKSKNKRPEGIVYSTNPDFKYDFGTEQEQETLPPAQQNLRVMLDRKLKGGKKATLITGFSGSASDLASLAKQLKNLCAAGGTSDNGEILVQGDFRQKILDYLLKKGYKAKLAGG; encoded by the coding sequence ATGCCGGCTGAAAAATCAAAAAACAAGCGCCCGGAAGGGATTGTTTACTCTACCAACCCCGATTTCAAATACGATTTCGGAACTGAGCAGGAACAGGAAACCCTGCCACCGGCGCAGCAGAACCTGCGTGTAATGCTCGACCGCAAACTGAAAGGCGGGAAGAAGGCCACCCTGATTACAGGGTTTTCGGGCAGCGCATCCGACCTGGCTTCACTGGCCAAACAGCTGAAAAACCTCTGTGCGGCCGGCGGGACTTCTGACAATGGCGAGATCCTGGTGCAGGGCGATTTCAGGCAGAAAATCCTGGATTATCTGCTCAAAAAGGGCTACAAAGCCAAATTGGCAGGTGGTTAA